Within the Thermococcus peptonophilus genome, the region AAGTGAAATAGGACAGATGGCCCTCGAGTTCCGCAACGGCTACATGATGGACTACTGCGGTCAGTACGCCAACACGACGACCCAGCCCATGAGCCAGGACTACCAGAAGTACTGCAACCAGAGCTGGTGGGGGCAGTGGGAGAGAGAAATGGGCACCATGATGGGAACCGGCTGGTGGAATGAGGAGACTGACCACATGGGCACAGGAATGGGCATGAGCCAGAACGGGAGCTGGAACAGCATGGGAATGGGCAGCATGGGAGGATGGAACGATCCATGGTGGAGCGATGATGAAGAGGGAATGAACTGGAGAGCCTCCAGTAACGGAAGCATGGGCGGGGGCTGGATGAACCAGGAGGACAGCCACCGCGGAAACGGTACCGGGCACGGCACGACATACGACGACTGGAGCGAGAACTGGACGGGAGCTAACAACGGCAACTGGACAACGAACCAGACTAACAGTACCGAAGCAGACAACGAGACCACGGGCTGGAACGGCATGCTGGACAGCAACCAGACGGGAAACAACGACCAGGACGACAGTACTGGAGATACGGGCGGCAGTATGGATGATGGTAGCAATGACCAGGGCAATACAGGTGGCTCAGGAACCGGCTCAGATGACAGCGGGAACAACGACCAGGGTGACAATGATTCAAATGACGACTCCGGCGGGTCAGGTGGATGCGGAAACTGCAGCGGCTGGTGGGGCGGCTGAATCAAAACGGGAAGACAGGAGGTGAGTCCAAGTGCTTAAAAAAGTCTTAGCCGCTTTCCTTTTCCTTTCATTGTTCCTTCCGTTCTCTGCGGCGCAGTACACGGTAGAATTTAATGAACTGGTTGTCTACCCCGATGGGTACGTTAAGGTCGTTCAGGCCGTAAGGCCCGCTGAATACACCGTCGCTGTTAGTATTCCCCTGCTGGATGAGTCTCCTCAGGGCGTTATGGTGGTAGATGAAGCAGGTTCTCCAATCCCCTACGAGATAGCCAACTCAACCCTAACGGCGTATTTTGAGAACGCGAGCTTGATCAAAATCATATATTATACTTCCGCCCTCACTTCCAAGGAAGGCCCGGTGTGGAAGATTAAATTCACATCCAACGTCCCTGTGAGAATTCACCTTCCCGATAACGCGGTTGTTGTCAAGCTGAATGAGGTGCCCCTCCAGGTGGATAAGAACCACCTCGTAATGCCCCCTAGAAACGTGAGCATCTCGTACGTAATTGAGAAGTTCTCGGCCAATGACCCGGCCTATTCGGGAGATTCCTCCAGCGGCGGTAATCTCAGTGGAGTCCCTCCTGAGGCATCCCCAAACAAAGGGAGCGGCGTGAACTGGCTCATCTACCTGCTACCGGCTCTGGGCCTCGCGTCCCTCGGTGCAGGGTACTCAGTCCTGAAGAGAAAAGGAGAGAAGTCCAAAGATGAAAAGGTTGCCCTCCCCATGACCAGGGAAGAATACAGGAGAAAGCTGGAGGAGAGCGACCTTAACAGCGACGAGATAAGGGTGCTCCTCTACATCTACGACAGAGGAGGCAGAACCACCCAGGCTGAGGTGAAAAAGATGCTTAACATCCCCAAGACGACCGCATGGAGGATGTTTAAGCGCCTTGAGGAGATGGGGTTTGTGAGAGTCTATAAGAAGAGGAGGGAGAACTGGGTCGAACTCGTGTTTTGATCCCCCTCACCTGGGAGATGTGATATTTCTTTTTCTCTTCTGTGTCAGACATGTTCTGTCAATAATTTTCAATCCACATATCCCAGTCCCAAATACTTCCAATTCTTCTGAGAAGAACAGTCCAGAGGGCTCGTCGATATCGCTCCTCCCAGGATGGATACTCCCAGCCACGAGCATGTGGTCTTTGAAGGGCATGAGGGGAGGATAGCAAGTACCTCAGCTATTTCCGGAAGTTCAAGTACAGGGAGAAGAGGAAATTACTGTTCATCCAGTTCAGGAAAGGCAAGTATAGCCGTGTTTTCGAATAAAAGAAAAATAATATGGAACCAACAGTCAAACAGGGTCATGTTTGGTTGGGAGAAATAATATGAAATTCCGAGAAAGCAGATGAAATGTTCAAATTTCACCGCTTTCCTAAAATACCAGGAATAGAGTATTAGAGCATGAGGTGAACGAAATGGACCCGCAGAAAATTATTGGTGCCACAATATTCGTACTCCTGCTGTTTGCTACCCTAGGGCTGGCAAGCAATGTAACAACTTCAAACGGAACAACATCATCAGACCAAGGCGGCAGTGTTCCCTCTAATGCTACCCTCAACGTAAGTCTTGCGGAGCAGGCCTACGGATTATTAATCATCCTGGAGAAGCTCTCAAATTATACCAGCGCTTTGATTAGTGCCACACCAAACGTAGATAACGAAATCGTAAGGGACTTTAACGAGACAGAGGCCATCAGAGAAAGAGCATGGATGGCATATAACAGTTCTAACTACCAGCTTTCAATAGAACTCGCAATGGAAGCCATGGGCGAATACAAGGATATCATCAAAGAATTGGCTCCGGAGGAAAAGGAAGAACCCGAAAACGAAACAGAAGAACAGGAAGAACTGGTAATTGAAGCCCAGGCAGAACTTAATAGGGCTAGTGAATACCTCTCCTATGTCAAAGAAGTTCTGAACGAGGCTTCACAGCTGGGAATAGATGTTTCAAAATTCATTGAACTGTACAACCAGACGGCAGAAGCCTATGGGAAAGTGAGAAAGGACATAGCCAGCGGGGATATTTCCTCCCTTGAGCGTGATCTTGAAGTTGCTGAAGACCTCAAGGACAAGCTAAGTGATGCTATTGAAGAGGAACTGATCCCGCAGATGCTCTCAATGAAATCGGAGGACATAGCTTTGACGTTTATCTCCAAGCTCAACGTTCAGATAAACGAGACCATGGAACTTATGAACCTGATAGAAAACCTGACTCAAATATCTAACGTCACATACCCATCGGACTATCAAGAAGAAATTCAGGACATATTACAGGACTATCGGGAAGAGCTCCAGGACATCATGAGCCAGGTGGATGAACTTATAAAGGAAGGCGAATATGAGGAGGCGCTGGAGCTAATCAACAACCTAAATGATGAGCTGAGGGACATAATCGACGAAATCAGAGAAGTCCAAAAGGAATTTTACGAAGAG harbors:
- a CDS encoding helix-turn-helix transcriptional regulator, with protein sequence MLKKVLAAFLFLSLFLPFSAAQYTVEFNELVVYPDGYVKVVQAVRPAEYTVAVSIPLLDESPQGVMVVDEAGSPIPYEIANSTLTAYFENASLIKIIYYTSALTSKEGPVWKIKFTSNVPVRIHLPDNAVVVKLNEVPLQVDKNHLVMPPRNVSISYVIEKFSANDPAYSGDSSSGGNLSGVPPEASPNKGSGVNWLIYLLPALGLASLGAGYSVLKRKGEKSKDEKVALPMTREEYRRKLEESDLNSDEIRVLLYIYDRGGRTTQAEVKKMLNIPKTTAWRMFKRLEEMGFVRVYKKRRENWVELVF
- a CDS encoding V-type ATP synthase subunit I domain-containing protein, giving the protein MDPQKIIGATIFVLLLFATLGLASNVTTSNGTTSSDQGGSVPSNATLNVSLAEQAYGLLIILEKLSNYTSALISATPNVDNEIVRDFNETEAIRERAWMAYNSSNYQLSIELAMEAMGEYKDIIKELAPEEKEEPENETEEQEELVIEAQAELNRASEYLSYVKEVLNEASQLGIDVSKFIELYNQTAEAYGKVRKDIASGDISSLERDLEVAEDLKDKLSDAIEEELIPQMLSMKSEDIALTFISKLNVQINETMELMNLIENLTQISNVTYPSDYQEEIQDILQDYREELQDIMSQVDELIKEGEYEEALELINNLNDELRDIIDEIREVQKEFYEEYLKEYCEEYREEGSDYSYYERYCERGDSEEYYEEYKEEDSGYSYNESYQERENWEEGREEYYNEYNSTEKYKWEDENETESYEENYNYESDGSFDEDEDDS